Proteins encoded together in one Phalacrocorax carbo chromosome 18, bPhaCar2.1, whole genome shotgun sequence window:
- the LOC104048586 gene encoding cholesterol 7-desaturase nvd, whose translation MGSGWCGAALLAAGPESGALLFLLLLLLLLVLLLLGCSRPLALRRGPGQVGYLPVPGLGRGGAARRARRPAALPPPFPNGWYRLLDSAQLPRGAVRSLALLGEQLAAFRAQDGRAYVVDAYCPHLGANLAAGGRVVGDCVECPFHGWQFRGEDGKCTRIPYAGKVPDFARVRTWHSCEVNGMLLVWYHCEGVGPTWAVPEQREITTKEWVFRGQTEHLVDVHIQEIPENAADTAHLAFLHGPTILGGSDLRYTRSKLWDFMKHVWKAEWWPEPEPNEHCSQLLIQHTTTIFKKHFSLMDLTVSARQVGPGLVFLTFEHAFLGHGIILQTVTPLEPLLQNVVHKIYYQKNVPAIIPKFILRAECIQFERDITIWNNKQYLPKPLLVREDSGIQKHRRWYAQFYSKKSVRLKVQKEGLDW comes from the exons ATGGGGAGCGGGTGGTGCGGCGCGGCGCTGCTGGCGGCGGGGCCCGAGAGCGGGGcgctgctcttcctcctcctcctcctcctcctcctcgtcctgctgctgctgggctgctcccGGCCGCTGGCGCTGCGGCGCGGCCCCGGGCAGGTAGGCTACCTGCCGGTGCCCGGgctgggccgggggggggctgcccgccgcgcccgccgccccgccgccctgccGCCGCCCTTCCCCAACGGCTGGTACCGCCTGCTCGACTCCGCGCAGCTGCCCCGCGGCGCCGTCCGCAGCCTCGCCCTGCTCG GAGAACAGCTCGCTGCGTTTCGCGCCCAGGATGGCCGAGCCTACGTGGTCGACGCTTACTGCCCTCACCTCGGGGCTAACCTCGCCGCTGGCGGGCGCGTCGTGGGCGATTGCGTCGAATGCCCGTTTCACGGCTGGCAGTTTCGAGGAGAAGACGGAAAATGCACCCGCATCCCGTATGCTGGAAAAG TGCCAGATTTTGCGAGGGTGCGGACCTGGCATTCCTGCGAGGTGAACGGGATGCTGCTGGTCTGGTACCACTGCGAAGGGGTCGGGCCGACGTGGGCAGTGCCCGAGCAGCGGGAGATCACCACCAAAGAGTGGGTGTTCCGCGGGCAGACAGAGCACTTGGTTGACGTGCACATCCAG GAGATCCCCGAGAACGCAGCCGACACGGCTCACCTGGCTTTTCTCCACGGACCAACTATTCTGGGAGGATCTGATCTGAGATACACAAGGTCCAAGCTGTGGGATTTTATGAAGCACGTGTGGAAG GCCGAGTGGTGGCCGGAGCCGGAGCCCAACGAGCATTGCTCCCAGCTGCTGATTCAACACACCACAACCATCTTCAAGAAGCACTTCTCCTTGATGGATTTGACAGTTTCAGCCAGACAG GTGGGGCCAGGGCTGGTTTTCCTGACCTTTGAACATGCTTTCCTGGGCCATGGGATCATTCTGCAGACGGTGACTCCCCTGGAGCCTCTCCTGCAGAATGTTGTCCACAAAATCTACTACCAGAAGAACGTGCCGGCCATCATCCCCAAGTTCATCCTGAGAGCAGAGTGCATACAG TTTGAGCGCGATATAACCATCTGGAATAACAAACAGTACCTGCCCAAGCCGCTGCTGGTCAGGGAGGACTCCGGCATCCAGAAGCACCGGCGCTGGTACGCCCAGTTCTACAGCAAGAAGAGCGTGAGGCTCAAGGTGCAGAAGGAGGGCCTGGACTGGTGA